The following is a genomic window from Acidimicrobiales bacterium.
TGTGCTCGACCGTTTCGGGGTTCTCGTCGTCGTGCCATTCGGCGCGTGCACGGCGCAGCGCGGTGAAGGTGGTCGAGTAGTGCCTGCTCTTGGTCAGCCAGTGGCCGCGGAATCCAAGCGTGTGCGCCCAGGCCCGCAGGCGCAGGTGTTCCAGGTCCGGTCGCCCGCCGAGTGTCCAGGCCGTGTCGACCAGCTTCCGCAGGTGGGGCCGCAGCCGCAGGTACGGCAACTCCTCGGCGTCGAGGCGATGGTCGAGGTTGCCGTCCCCCTCGGTGGACTTGGTGGCGTACTTGGCGACATACGCCGCCACCGCCCCGGCCGGGATCGCACCGGGACGCACGAGGATGGGCCGCACGTCGACCTGCTCGCCCCACCGGGCGACCATGGCCTCGCCGTCGCGCTCGAAGGGCAGGCGCACGGTCACAAGCGGCACCGCAGCCGACATCGCGGATACCAGCGCGTCCAGGCCCAGGCCGTCGCCCGGTGGCTCGACCACGGCCCCCGGCGCGTCGAGGCGGATGACGGCATGGACGTGGACGACGCCCCGGCGCTGGTACTCGACGACCTTGGTGTAGCTGGGCCGGGCCCGCTCCGCGAGTTCGGCGGCGCTCAGTCCCGCCCCCCGGGCCAGGGACCGGCGCAGGTAGATCGTTGTGCGCCGCCACAGCTCCGGGGCCGACGC
Proteins encoded in this region:
- a CDS encoding replication initiator, which produces MRAARFCSSPVRLTGRTERVDTETGELSVRFSTEGEPDGILLKACGCRRESVCPSCAAVYRADAYQLVVAGLRGGKGAPESVSGHPAVFVTLTAPGFGPVHSRRERDGRALVCRRPRRGESCPHGRRLSCSVRHAEDDERLGEPICVACYDYEAAVLWNASAPELWRRTTIYLRRSLARGAGLSAAELAERARPSYTKVVEYQRRGVVHVHAVIRLDAPGAVVEPPGDGLGLDALVSAMSAAVPLVTVRLPFERDGEAMVARWGEQVDVRPILVRPGAIPAGAVAAYVAKYATKSTEGDGNLDHRLDAEELPYLRLRPHLRKLVDTAWTLGGRPDLEHLRLRAWAHTLGFRGHWLTKSRHYSTTFTALRRARAEWHDDENPETVEHKSWRYVGRGYTTPGDAWLVESAARERDELRRIARAEARAVARLEEAV